The genomic window ATCCATAAGATGCCGAATCTTCATGGAGGAATCCCACCATCCTTCGCCAGCCTCACCAAGCTCACCTACTTTCGCATCACCTGGACGAACGTCTCCGGCCCCATACCAAGTTGGTTGAATCGACTGACCAACCTGGGGGGTTTGGACCTGTCCTACAACCAGTTCAGTGGCTCCATTCCCCCAACCCTTGCTGATCTTCCCAGTCTCACATGGCTGCATTTGGACCGCAACAAGCTGACCGGTCCCATACCCGAGTCCTTCGGCCAGTTCCGAGGCGCCAACCCTTCGATCTTCCTCTCTCACAATAGCCTTTCCGGCCCCATACCCAAGTCTCTTGGCCGTGTCGATTTCTCCACCATCGATCTCGATAGGAATCTGCTAGTCGGCGACCCATCTCACCTCTTCAACAATCGATCCAAGTCACTGAGCACCTTGATTCTCTCCCGGAATCTCTTCGATTTCGACCTGACCGGTGTCACCTTCCCGTCCGGCTTGCAGATCTTGGATTTCTCACATAACATGATAGGGGGAAGCATCCCCACGGAAATTACGAGCCTCGCTAACCTGCAGCAGTTCAACGTGAGCTACAACAGGCTGTGCGGGAGGATCCCCCAAGGTGGGAACATGCAGAAGTTCGATAGTTCGTCCTATATGCACAACCGCTGCCTCTGTGGACCGCCGCTCTCTGCTAAATTATGTTGAAATCTGTTTTACTCAACCCTCTGAGCTTGCCCACTCAATAAATGCAGCTCTGTTTTCTCTGGTTTGGTTAACTTAAGAATAGCATTTCGGAAATTAATTCCGTGTAAGTTCGGAAAATCGTGTTTTCTCTTCTGGGATGTCGAAGAAATCACTTAAACGATGTATGTATATCACGACATTATTTTGTCATTCTCTTGGTGGTTATTCTTTACTTTCTAGTTAAAATGAAAAcgttttttcttgtgaaaccAGACAATTTTAAGTCTCGGGATCAAGGAAAAACAGAGGAACAGCTCAAAACGAAAATCTGAAAAGCCAAAATGTTACTGCAGAACTGGAGA from Nymphaea colorata isolate Beijing-Zhang1983 chromosome 6, ASM883128v2, whole genome shotgun sequence includes these protein-coding regions:
- the LOC116256777 gene encoding polygalacturonase inhibitor-like is translated as MKRVSWPPLENFVESGRQRDRDGDYKVGSSFWSTFIHELSSLQQGSLEMPRLFVFLLFSLSITVASASRWRCLPEDAQVVNEIFAALNRTTFTGDCCHLFSMIQCNPNTSSVTSFSLFGDDFNGPIPAAIAKFPNLQFLSIHKMPNLHGGIPPSFASLTKLTYFRITWTNVSGPIPSWLNRLTNLGGLDLSYNQFSGSIPPTLADLPSLTWLHLDRNKLTGPIPESFGQFRGANPSIFLSHNSLSGPIPKSLGRVDFSTIDLDRNLLVGDPSHLFNNRSKSLSTLILSRNLFDFDLTGVTFPSGLQILDFSHNMIGGSIPTEITSLANLQQFNVSYNRLCGRIPQGGNMQKFDSSSYMHNRCLCGPPLSAKLC